The Oculatellaceae cyanobacterium region TTTGACGGGGTGACAACCCCGTCAAAGACAAGACTGAATAAGGGATGCAGCTTTTAAACCTCTGTAAAAATTTAAGCTTTTATTTGGCTTTAATCTCATTAACTCGCAAACATCTTTAGTGCATGAAAGAAAAATATCTAACCATAGTTCTCCATATAGACCGACCCAAAAGGCACTGTGTCGTCGATCTTGATGATGTTTTTCTTTCAGCCTACAAACATATTTTTGGACACCTTTTAACTTAATTTGTTTGCCTTGAAGGATAGCACAACTATAAGCAATAGCTATAATTAATACTAAGCTGACTAAGCGGTTATCTGAAGCATGAGAACCTTCTAAATTATATCCTCCAGTTTTGCAATCTTTAAACATAGCCTCGATACCACTTCTTTTTTCATAAGCTGAAATCGCTGTGGATAAAGTCCCTAAATTAGTCAGAATATACCAAGGTTCTTTGGTAACTCGTCGGTGATATTTACCTTGCCATTTACAAGCAATATCGAATTGCCCAAACCCTACCTGTTTTGTAACTTTCACATCTTGAAGATAACAAGACATTCCTGGCAATAAACCTAAAGAATCTAAGCGTTTGTATTGTTCTTGTTCAGCCTGTATGTACCGACCCTGTTTTAATCTCAAGCAAAAGCCCACGTGCTTGAGATTGAGCCATTGTGCTAAACCGACACTTCCAAATTCCCTATCGCCTAGCACAACTATTTGATAATTTTTCAGTAAGCTAAGAACAGGACGAAGTAATTGTTTTTGTTCAATCAGATTACTACAGCCTCGTTTAGGTAGAATTAGCCAATATAAAGGTATTGCTCTTTTATCCCAAATCAAGCTAGCTACAAATAAATTTGTCTCCCGCCATTGCGTTCTATCAATTGTGATTAAAAGCTGGTGATTTTTCCTAAAGTTAACTTTTATTAAGTGTTTAATCACAGGAAACCACAAATTCTTTATATTCACTACTGGCAGTACTAAAAATCTCTGTAAACGGCGACGACGACTTTCAAAGAGAATTGGTTCTGGCCACAAAGCAGCTAATCTTTCAATCCTTACCTGTTTATGGAATTGTAATAACAACACCAACAGCTTCAAAGTAATAAATTGTGTTGCCGTTAACTGGCGTTGAAAGCAGGTTTGATAAAATTCAGGTAACATAATGTCTTTTTCGGTCTTGGTCACTAATCGAGACCGATATTTTTTACCATACAATGCTCTGCGCGAAGCGCAGAGCGAGTTTCGACGGGGTTGTCACCCCGTCAAGCTTGCCACTTTCTTAGTGCTGGAATAGTTAGCTTTGCTAGAGGCTTAAACGATACCCCCAAAATTGTCTCGATTATCTTGATAGTTGAAGCTTTATCAATTCAGGGAGGAATGTTAGCCGTAGGAATAGCCATAGCCGTTGGCGGTATCTTAAATGCTCGTAAAGTTGCCGAAACCATGAGTAAAAAAATTACTGCCATGAATCATGGTCAAGGATTAATTGCTAATCTAGTGACAGGATCGTTAGTAATTGCTGCTAGTGGCTACGGCTTTCCCGTTTCTACCACCCATGTTTCAGTTGGTTCTATTTTTGGCGTTGGCTTGATTTCTCAAAAAGCTAATGCAAAAGTTTTTTATCAAATTCTCTTGTCATGGCTTTTAACCTTACCTATTGCAGCTATTCTCAGTGCCAGCGTTTACTGGTTATTGAGTAGGTAATATCAAGTTCGGTCGATTAACCATAATATGCGTAGGGGTGGGTTGGCAGATAAAACTTGCTACTAATCAATATCTTGGTTTAACCCGCCCCTACAAGTCAATCGGTTCTTATTACGGGTAATGAGAGCGGACATGATATAAGCCTTAAATATACAAAGATCTAGAGCAAACATTCAATTAGGAATATACCTAAAAATGGTTTCTACCCAATCATCTAATTTAATCACATCTTTTCAAACCAAACTTGGTACTCCTTTAACCAAAAATCAAATAAGTGTTTTACAAATTAATTTGGGTAAACGCTGCAACCTCGCCTGTAGCCACTGCCATGTAGAAGCAAGCCCAAAACGTACGGAAGAACTTTCACCAGAAGTATGTGAGCAGTTAATTAAGTTAATTAATAGCTTTCCTCAAATAAAAATTGTAGATTTAACTGGCGGTGCGCCAGAGATGAATTATGGTTTCAAACAGTTAATAGAAGCAGCAAGAAATGTAGGCAAACAAGTAATTGTCAGATCTAATTTAACAATTTATTTTGAAAAAGGTTTTGAGGATATTCCTGAATACTGTGCTAAACACCAAACAAGAATAGTTGCTTCTTTACCTTGTTACTTGCAAGACAATGTTGACAAAATGCGCGGTGCAGGCGTTTATGATGCCTCAATTAGTGCTATACAAATACTTAATCAACTAGGTTATGGTAAGTCTCCCGATTTAATTTTGGACTTGGTTTATAATCCTCCGCTTCCTAAATCAGAAAATTTCTCTCTTACTCCTGAGCAAGGTAAGCTTGAACAAGATTATAAAATGTTCCTTCAAGAACATTTTGGCATTCAGTTTAACAATTTGTTGACAATCACCAATTTGCCTATTGGTAGAACCAAGATTTCTTTACAGCGAAATCAGCTATATACACCTTACTTAAGTTTTTTGGAGAATAACTTTAATCCTAATACTATTGCAGGTTTGATGTGTAGGAATGAGCTTTCAGTTGATTATTTAGGCAATGTTTATGATTGCGACTTTAATCAGATGGAAAATCTACCTGCTAAACTGCCATCTGGTGAAGCATTAACAGTTGCAAAGTTTTTAGAAGCTGGTACTTTAGATTTAATTGAACAGGTACAAACTGCGTCATTTTGTTACGGTTGTACGGCTGGGTGTGGATCTAGTTGTGGTGGTGCTTTAATTTAATTGTATCTAGGGGCAATACGCTATCTAAAACTTAATCAAATCTACTCATCAATTAAGAGTTTGAACAATGCCGATACATGGATCTAGGAATCGTCAGGGTGGATATCTTGCAGCCACTCTAGGGGGTGCAGTGGTTGGTATAGCACTGGCAACTCTCAGTTTCTATCTGGGGAGAATGTACGTAATTAAATTCATGCCGAATGCTGAATTAGAGGGACTTCTACCTCCCCTATTTGGTGGCTTGGCTGGATATTGGGGGGGCGTAGTTCTTGGTTGCTGGCTAGGGTTGCGGTTGGGAGGCTACTCAAATAGTCGTCGTACAGCTATCTATCTAGCATGGCTGACTCCCCTTACTATTGTGATTTTATGGCTAATCAGTATGGGTTCTATAGGCGAGTTAGTAAGGGTGGTAGGCGATCAGCGAGCGATTAACCTAGTAAGGTCTTTTGACATGGCTGTACTGATTGTTTTACCTTTGCTGGCTCGGTTTTGGGTAAACAGGAGTCATCTTGTTTGAGGGCGTTAGCGAAATATCGCTTTTTTGATGTTGAGATTAATTTAAATTTTTGAGCCAGGTTGCTTGATAAATCTTGAGATTTTGGCTGTCAAAACTTCCGTAATTCCAAAGAGCGTAAGTGTATCCTGAGAAATCCTCAACTTAATATCGCAAGTAGGAAGGATAGTTAAATCTCTCAAGGATAACCATGATCAACTACTTTTCAACAGTAATTTCTCTACTGCGCGATCGCCAAGAATTTTTAGCAGAAATTTACCAAGGCGTAAAACTTCCTAGCAAAATTTCTTCCTTGATGATTTCCAGCTTTTGTTTCTTTGCTGTTTATGGCGCAATTATTGGCGCTTTCCATAGTCCTTTACAGATACTATCTTCAGCGATCAAACTTCCAGCCCTCTACTTAATTACATTGCTGGTATGTTTACCAACGTTGTATATATTTAATGTTCTTTTTGGCTCAAAACAAACTTTAGCTCAACATTTTACCTTTCTACTCACTGCTGTCTCAGTCATTTCCCTACTTCTTTGTGGATTTGCTCCTGTAACGTTGTTCTTTTTAATTACTGTTAATGACTACCATTTCTTCTTACTCCTAAATGTGGCTATCTTCGCCCTCACAGGTATTCTTGGCGTTTCTTTTTTATACCAAGTTATGAAGCCGATGGCAGATAGTGATACAGAACAGGGAGTAAAAGTCCGTACTAATATTTTACGGTTTTGGTTAGTGCTTTATGGATTTGTTGGCAGCCAACTTGGTTGGACACTCAGACCATTTTTCGGTTCTCCTGGGGCATTTGAGTTGTTTCGTCCTAGAGAAGGTAGTTTTTTATCAAGTGTCTTGAATTCACTTTTAAATTTAAGGTTTTGAAAGTCTGTCATCAAATTTTAGACTTTCATTTTCTGAGGTTAATACTGGCATGAAGCCAAATTTAGAAGATTTAAAAATTACTGAAAAAGAACTGGAAACTCTAACGGGTTTAGATGTCGATGATTTATTTGTTGGCGGGGTTTTAGGAGGGGTATTTAGACCTTCTATATTCCAGAAACCTCAACAATTTATTTCTTTCTGTATTACTGAAATAATTGTTGCCGTTTTAGTATTTATCTTAACTATACC contains the following coding sequences:
- a CDS encoding IS4 family transposase is translated as MTKTEKDIMLPEFYQTCFQRQLTATQFITLKLLVLLLQFHKQVRIERLAALWPEPILFESRRRRLQRFLVLPVVNIKNLWFPVIKHLIKVNFRKNHQLLITIDRTQWRETNLFVASLIWDKRAIPLYWLILPKRGCSNLIEQKQLLRPVLSLLKNYQIVVLGDREFGSVGLAQWLNLKHVGFCLRLKQGRYIQAEQEQYKRLDSLGLLPGMSCYLQDVKVTKQVGFGQFDIACKWQGKYHRRVTKEPWYILTNLGTLSTAISAYEKRSGIEAMFKDCKTGGYNLEGSHASDNRLVSLVLIIAIAYSCAILQGKQIKLKGVQKYVCRLKEKHHQDRRHSAFWVGLYGELWLDIFLSCTKDVCELMRLKPNKSLNFYRGLKAASLIQSCL
- a CDS encoding inorganic phosphate transporter, whose protein sequence is MSPRQACHFLSAGIVSFARGLNDTPKIVSIILIVEALSIQGGMLAVGIAIAVGGILNARKVAETMSKKITAMNHGQGLIANLVTGSLVIAASGYGFPVSTTHVSVGSIFGVGLISQKANAKVFYQILLSWLLTLPIAAILSASVYWLLSR
- the arsS gene encoding arsenosugar biosynthesis radical SAM (seleno)protein ArsS (Some members of this family are selenoproteins.), translating into MVSTQSSNLITSFQTKLGTPLTKNQISVLQINLGKRCNLACSHCHVEASPKRTEELSPEVCEQLIKLINSFPQIKIVDLTGGAPEMNYGFKQLIEAARNVGKQVIVRSNLTIYFEKGFEDIPEYCAKHQTRIVASLPCYLQDNVDKMRGAGVYDASISAIQILNQLGYGKSPDLILDLVYNPPLPKSENFSLTPEQGKLEQDYKMFLQEHFGIQFNNLLTITNLPIGRTKISLQRNQLYTPYLSFLENNFNPNTIAGLMCRNELSVDYLGNVYDCDFNQMENLPAKLPSGEALTVAKFLEAGTLDLIEQVQTASFCYGCTAGCGSSCGGALI